In Desulfurococcaceae archaeon MEX13E-LK6-19, the genomic window CTGCCAAAGGTATCCCTATTAAAGCTAGGAGCAGCGGGAGATATTGTAATAAGAACAGGAAGGCCTCTATGCGTGCATAGAAACGTTGTTTACTAAATATTATGTGTTTAAACCTAGAAATAACTACATCCATTGCACCATAAGCCCATCTCTCCTGCTGGATTCTGAACGACTTGAATCTACGAGGTACTTCAACAAGTACTTCTTCTTCATCTAAATAAATGATCTTGTCTCCTCTATACATTATCCTAGCACCAAGCTCCATATCGTCTTGTATGCGTTCTTCATCCCATCCATTATAGATTTTCTTAAGCTTATCAGCATCATATATCGTCCCAGTACCTACAGGGAATACTGGGAGTTTCAAACAAGATCTACCGCGATAAATTGAATCAACTATATAATCCATGGTGTGGGCAAGTGCCTCGCTTAATCGGGTATCTTTGTTTTTTGCACTCCATCTACCAACAACAGCCATGGCTTTAGTTCTTATGAGCTTAACTCCTTTAATTATAAAGCTCTCGTTTATTCTACTGTCAACATCCATTATGTATACTGTTTCACCTATGGAAGCCCATAAACCGGTGTTTAGAGCACCTGTTCTAAATCCTCTTGGCTCGCTTCTCCAGAGGAAAATGATGTTTAATCCTTTTTGTCTCCATTTATTGACTAGGTTTTGTATCTGTAGGGCATAGTCTTTAGTATCATCGGATACTATAATGATCTCTATTTTATCTCTTATACTCCATTCACTGAGGTTATTTAGTGCATCATCTATATACTCGAGTGGTTCTTTGCGTACAGGAATTATTATTGAGACTATTGGTCTATTTGAGTGCTCATCTCTAAGTATGTCTTCAGATGTTACGTTAAATGATTTCTTTGGGCACTTTTTTCCACAGATATAGAACAGTCCCTGGAGAAGCAGGATAAACATGGATGGTATAGCTATTATTCCCACGGCTATTAGCGATAATATGCCAGGGTCAATCATCACAATTTCTCCTTGCTAGAGTTATTAACTACGTGTAGCGTAGACTATTACTCTGGTGTAGTTGTATATGCAGGACATCCTCAATAAAATTGTATCGTACATAGTTGACAAGGGAGCCGATTTCGTTGATATCAGGGTTGAAGACTATAGTGTTGACTCGATTGATATAAAGGATGGTAAAGTACATAAAGCATCGACATCGTTAATTAAAGGAGCATCTATTAGGGTTTTGTACAAGGGAGCATTGGGTTTCTCAGCTGTAAGCAAAATTGACTATGATAGCCTTAGGTTGGCTGCTGATTCAGCTCTTAGGCAGGCACGTGTACTAAGTGAAGCAAATGTATCAACAAATTTCTATAGAGTTAGTAGTCGTCATGATGTTGTTAAAGAAGATATTGCTGTAAATCCAAGAGACGTTGATATAGGCGATAAGATAAGGGATCTACTTGAATTAAATAAGACCATTACAAATCTTAGCAACAGGATCAAAGCTATAACAATACGTTACGCAGACATTATAGGTAAGACAATATACGTTTCTAGTGAAGAACGCTATATCGAGCAAGAGCAGTGCTATACATGGCTTTACCTATGGGTTACAGGCAAGGAGGGAGACATACTAGCGCCCGTACGTCACGAAATAGGTACTAGGAAAGGATACTATCTGTTCAAGAAATATGATATGAATGAGCTAGCTAAGGTTACTGTAGATAAAATGGAGAAGCAGTTTAAGGCAAAGACGCCTAAAGGAGGAGTGTACCCAGCTGTTCTGGCACCAGAAATAGTCGGCGTTTTTATACATGAGGCGTTTGGCCACCTAGCTGAAGCAGACTTGACTATGTCGGGTAGTGTCCTAAAGGATAAGCTGGGTGAGAAAGTAGCAAGTGAACTAGTAACTATAGTTGATGACCCAACAATACCTGATGCGTTTGGAACATTTAAATACGATGACGAAGGTATTGAGGCTACTCCAGTAAACATAGTTGTTAATGGCGTGTTAAGACAATTAATGACAGATAGAAGATACGCATATTATCTAAACACTAAGCCAACGGGGAATGCTAGAGCAGAAGACTATAATGTACCGCCTTTGATTAGAATGAGAACAACATACATAAAACCAGGCGATATGACTTTAGAAGAATTATTTGAAGGAATAAAATACGGGTACTACATCGTTAGTTTTAGAGGCGGTCAAGCAAATCTTGATGGTACATTCCAGGTTGGTGTACAAGAAGCCTATGAGATCATTGATGGCGAGATAGGTGAGCCTGTTAGAAACATGAGTATAAGTGGGAACACTCTTGAGACACTTAAGCACATAACAGGTGTCGGGAAAGACTTTGAAATAGGATATGGTAGGTGCGGTAAAGGTCAAACGGTCTTTGTTTCAGATGGAGGTCCACATGTTCGTGTAGAAAAAATACTCGTGGGTGGTAGTTTATGAGTAGTCTTATATCAAGAGAACTAAATATCTATGATACAGCTGTTGTTGCATTAAGAAAAGCAATGCAAAAAGGAGTCGATGAGGCGGAAGTATTTATCGTTAAGACAAAGAGCATAAACACAGACATAAACAACAATAGGATTACTGGATCGTATATGGTCACAGAAACAGGAGTTGGCATAAGAGTAGTTGTGGGTAAAAGGATAGGTTTTGCATCGACAAATAAAATTGATATAAATAGTCTAGAGAAAACTATAGAGCAAGCAATATCTATTGCTAGGGCTAGTGAGCCAGATGAGCATTGGCCAGGTTTTCCGCAACCTGCTGACTATAAAATACCGGAAAAGATCTATAATCCTGAACTTGCAAGGGTAAGTGAAGAAACTATTATTGAGAAAACAAAATTGATGCTTGAGAAGTTCCTAGAGGATAAAAGAATAGTTGTTGTATGGGGTAGTCTTAGTGTTGGCGTGTCAACTGTAGCTATTGCGAATAGTAATGGTGTTGCAAACGTTGAGCATGCAACAACAGCTGTTATAGGAGCAGGTATTGTGGCGAGAACGGGAAGCGATGTTACGCCTGTTGTTTATGATTACAACTTATCCAGAGTTTCATTACCGCCTATAGAGCCTCTTGTCGAGAAACTCAAAGACCTTGCTGTAAATAGTTTAAAGCCTATAAAAATAGAGCAGAAGAAAATGCCCGTAATACTCTATCCCATAGCTGTTGACGAGCTTCTATCGTATACTCTCGCCGAGGCTATAAGCGGAGATAATGTTGTTCGCGGAAGAAGCATACTTGCAGGTAAAGTTGGTCAACAGGTGTTCTCAGAGAAGCTGACAATTATTGATAATGGACTCCTTAAACATGGATGGTATACGGGTATATTCGACGGAGAAGGCGTTCCTATGCAGGAAACAATTGTTATAGAGAAAGGTGTTGTAAAGAACTTCTTATTTGATACATACTGGGCAGCAAGATATGGTGGCGAGAGTACAGGCAATGCTGGTAGACAAGGATATAGAAGTACTCCAGCAATCACGCCAACAAACTTAGTTATTAAGCCAGGTGATATGAGTAGTCATGAGATAATTGCTGAAACAAAACAAGGACTACTAGTCTATGGACTACAGGGTGCTCATAGTAGCAACCCTGAAACAGGCGAGTTTAGTGCAGTAGCTACACCAGCCTGGTACATTGAGAACGGTGTATTAAAGCCAGTTCGTGGCGTGATGATCTCTGGTAACATCTATGAGTGTCTTAAGAAATTAGAGTATATCAGTAAGGACTATGAACAAAAGGGACACTGGGTAGCTCCCTACATAAGGCTTGAAGAAGTTAATGTTATACCACGTTGTTAGTCTTTATTTTTCTCTAAACACACAATTATAATTGGTGGCATTATGGTTACCATAAGATGGTTTGGACATGCTTGTTTTGCAATAAGTACCAATGGATACACTATTGTTATAGACCCCCATGATGGCAGTAGCATTGGACTACCAAGACCGGATATAAAAGCTGATTTAGTACTTGTTTCTCATGATCACTTTGACCATAATGCTGTAGAAGTAGTATCAAAGGAGACTACACGCGTATTGAAAATGTTCTATGGAGAAGCAGATTTTGGCAACATCAAAGTTAAGGGTATAAAGACTTTCCATGATAAGTACAATGGTAGGAGACGTGGTGAAAACACTATATATATCGTCAATATTGGAGAATATAAAATAGCTCATTTAGGAGATCTAGGACATATTCCGTCGGAAGAAGTCCTTAATGAACTAAAGGATATTGATGTACTAATGATACCTGTTGGCGGTGTTTATACAATAGACTACCAGGAGGCATGGAGTATTGTTGAGAAGACATTACCAAAGATAACTGTTCCAATGCATTACTGGGTGAAAGGCTTAATACTGCCGTTGCATCCTATAGATGACTTCCTTGCTTTAGTCAAAAAGATCAAAGTTGTTAGAAAAGATGGCAATGACTTCATACTAGAAGACGAACTCATGGAGACACCTAAGATAATAATATTAAAGCCACCAACATAGATACAAGTGTCGAGTTTAAAGAGGTAATGAAAGAAAATGCATGATCCGAAACGATATGCCCGCCATATAACAGATATAGTGAGAGAGCTTGATGATGCAGAGAAAATAGCACTCGAGGCCCTTAAATCGCAAGGTTTTGATATGATGTACATACGTAACCTTATTAGATTATCAAAGCTTGTTAGAAACATAGTTGATTCCTGGTATAGAGAAAAAATCTATAGTAACAAAAGACCTGAAATAACCTGATCATTTATCCGCTTTTTGTTTTAAATAAAAAGATTATATGTTGTTTCTAGTCGTATTATAGTAGTAGATGCAATGATGAGGGCCCGATAAGCTGTATTTATGAAGAAGGATCAACCGGCTGAGCTTCCTTGTTAGGTTTTTCAACCCAATCACGGAACTTCTCATAAACAAGCTTTGGAATTGATGCAATTATCTTTAATGCCTCTACTATGATGAATATTGATGCCTTAATTAGACCCTCTTTCTCTGTTATTTGAGCGGCTTTGACCCAGTCTATTCTCATCACAATGTACGTTAGGAGCAACGTGACTACGAGCATTACTGGTATAGAAATATACCATGGCAAATTAGCTGGTTCCTCTATAAGCCACTTCATTGCCTGCCCTAAATAAACAGCCATACCTGTTATGATTATTTTTCCCAGAAGAAGAGCGATGAAGAATTTTACTACACTATATCCCGATACCCCGAGGGGAACATAGAGCACGTCATCAGGTAATGGGAGTGCAGCAAATATAAATACAGCTAAAAATATTCCTTTACCAGCTATTTTAGTAAATAATTCCATGTTATGTCTTGTTTCAGGACTCATTACAACTCTAGCCGTACGTCCAATATAGTATACTACTAGTTTCCCTATAGCGGCACCTAAACCACCAAGTACTGCTATTAGTAGTTGCGTAACCCAATCCTGTACACGTGAAGCATAAATTATTATGAAGAAGAAATAAGGAATAGTTGAATAAGGTATCATGTTTCCAAAAAGCGACACTAGAAATACTCCAAGCAAACCATATGTTTGTAATAACTCGTTTAACACTTCACCGGATATCACTTAGAGGCACCACCAGTATAGTCTCCTATTTCGTGCTTATTCCTAACTAATCTATTACTAAAGAATAAAACTCTAACTACGCGATATCAGATCCGCTGAAGACTCTTCATCGGATCCTCAGACACTGGCGGTCTCTTCATCAATAATATTTTTCTCGTCCACTGGTTAAAACTATGTTTGCGTAAATGCAATAGATTTAATTACCAATAGGAAGGTTCTAAGGAATAGAGGGGGATGAGCTATTCCCGCCCCATGGCAGTGAGGTTTCCGATGACACTGCCAGGCCGGGAGCGACCCCCATTTGATTTATGCCTTTAAGACAGATATCAAGTAGGTATGAAGAGGTAGAAGTTAATTGTCGTTAACATGGGAACCAAGATGGGAGCCATATCTAGTTAATTATGCTGGCATCAGATTTTGGACTTGTAGAGATAAAGTTACAAAAATAATAGCTTGCCCAATATGTTTGAATGCTATTAAGACATGCCTAGAGAAAGATCAAGAGAACAAAATAAATGCAAAAAAGAAAGAAGAAATAGAAGGAGCATTCTTCTTTAGTGAACGCGATTTAATTCTGCATATAAAATCTCATTACCAAAAACAATGGATCAAGGAGAGGAAGGTTATTGTACCAGTTGTTGTTGAAGAAGAGGAAGAAGAGTAGCGTATTAGTTGTTGGTAATGTTACTATAGATGAGATTTATGTTGATGGCAGCTTTGTTAAGACAAGCATAGGTGGTGGTGTATACTATAGTTCAAAAATACTAAAAATAATGGATATTACACCAGCTTTATTATGCAACTCAACTCATGTTCAAAGGAAAATTCTTGAGAGCGAAGGCTTTAACGAAATATATGGACTAGAAACAACAAAACCACCTTTATTTAGGCTCGACTACACGGAAAAAGAACGATTTTTACAACTATTATCTCCGGGAACAGTTATTCCTGATACCCTATTTCCAAGTTCCCGATATAATTTGGTGATTATAAATCCTGTTTATCATGATGTTGATTTGAGCCTGATGAAAAAAGCTAGATGTTATGCCGACTACATAGCACTAGACATACAAGGTCTTGTAAGGACTGTTGATGATAACTCTAGAATCTCGCTAAAGTACAACGAAATTGCATGGGAGTATGTAGAACTCGCCGATATCATACATGCTGATTATAAAGAGGCCAGTACATTGGCGAATATAGATTCAATATCCAAAACCATCGACTATCTTTGTGAAAAACATAGTAAAGACAAGATGTGGATTATAACGTATGGTGAAAACCCAATAGTAATCATAGTATCAAAGAAAATATACACAGTAGACCCACCCGCGATAAACAAAATAGTTGATGAAACAGGTGCAGGTGATACTTTCCTGGCAACAATGGCCATATACTACGTATTGACTCATGACCTAGAATTGGCCATTAGGAAATCTCTTGAAATAATAGCTTTAAAACTGAGAGGAGTTTTTAATAAAAAGTAAATGCCTCATCGCGGTCCACCACCCTACCCCACCACCGCCCTTCATGTATACTTAATTACTACCTGCTACCGCCGGGCTGTACGCCCGGCGGAGTGCAGTTGTATTAGTTGAATTTAGCAGTTTAGCTACAAGTATTGTATAGTAAAATTGGCGTTCTTCCTGAATAAGCAGGAACCGCATCCTTTGCAAAAATACCTACATACTAGCCCTACTAACCAAGGGCATAGCCAGAGACCATGGAATTACAGGCGGTGGTGGGTGTTGTTGTATTACTGTTTTCCAGTTTCCTGTGGGTGGTGGACCGCTCGGCATGTTATATATTAGTTTTTGCTACTTATAAACTTTAGGTGGATAATATATTATTGAGAATAAACAGGTTCTATTATATCGTACAAAGGGTTAAGACCAAATATTTAATAATAGAATTATGTTTCAACCCATGCACCATTCTCAAAAACAGGATTATTTCTTTGTATTGATGCCAGAGCAAATAAGTCTGTTGACTGTTTTCCTTTCGCATATATTCTAGACAATATTACATCTTCTAGCTCCTCTTCTGATGGTGCTTTCCCTATACTCATAACCCTACCGTTAACCTCAATTATAGGTAAGTCAGGTACCTCGAGACCTAGAGGATCCTGGTACCAGACATGTATAGGGATTACTTCAACCCATACACCATATTCTTCGAGTATCTTCTGGGCAATTTTCCATGCAGTCCTTAGTGCTTTTTCGCTTTCTTCGTTAAACCCTAGCGTCAATTTTATCTCTACTTTGGGTACGTCGATAACGTTGGTGCTCAAGTGCTATCCCTCACTTCCTTGGTTACAATAAATAATTTGTTTTTAAATGGTGAGATTCTTTATTATCCCAGAAACGTTTACTTGATCTTGTTCAATTATGGATCAATGTGTTGCAATTTTTATCCTGGTTTTTTCTTCTTTTGAACGGATTATTTTCAGTGCATCAATCACGAGATCCCATGTTACAGGTAATTCTAGCTGATCCTCGTTTTTAACAAGGATCTCATAGGCTTCTATTTCGTTAGAGAATTTGTTCTGTCTTAATATCTCTGCAGCTTTCTTGACTGTACGTTTGTACTTGTGTGGATAAAGCATATTATATAAACCCTAAGTTTAAACATCTAGTTTAATATCTAGTCAAAACAAGTTTATAAATTTGATTTTATATCTTTAGGTTTTTCCGGTTCAATAAATTTTATGTATCAATTAATTCATAAGTTACTACCAAATGAGAGATGGATGCGATAAATGAGAGAATTTATGAATGTGTTAAGAAAACGAGGATAATCAAAACATTCTTGGCTATATCTTTATGTATTCTGCTTTTCTTTTTTAACAGGGTGAATAGCATCTTTTGGTGCTTTACTAAATGGTTCAAGATACTTCCGTAATACCTTAGGAATAACTACGGTTCCATCTGGTTCCTGGAAGTTTTCCAGGATAGCCGTTATTGTTCTTGTACTTGCTATTGCAGTGCTGTTGAGTGTGTGTAAGTACTCTTTTACCATGCCTTTTCTTCTTATAAGTCTTATCTTTAACCTATATGCTTGCCAGTCAGTACAGTTACTACAGCTTACCATCTCACGGTATTTTCCTTGTGCAGGCATCCATGTTTCTAAGTCATACTTCTTTGCGGCAGGTGCTCCAAGATCTCCACTTGCAATATTGACGACTCTGTACGGTAAGCCTAGTCCTTTAAATAATTCTTCAGCATTACTTATTAGTTCCTCCATGATATCCCAGCTTTCCTCTGGTTTAGCATAGACGAATTGCTCTACTTTATGGAACTGATGTACTCTAAATATTCCTTTTAGGTCTCTGCTTCCAGCACCTGCTTCTTTACGGAAGCAAGGACTTATCCCGACGTATTTTAGTGGAAGCATTTCCTCAGGTATTTCTTCTTCTGCATGTAGTGCTGCTAGGGGGTGCTCTGCTGTTGCTATTAGATAAAGATCTTCTCCCTCAATCTTGTATATAGCGTCTTTGAATGTATCCATATCGATTACTCCCATCATATACTTGTATCTCAGCATGTATGGTGGTAGCACAAGAGCATAGCCCTTGCTCGTCAAGTAATCTATGGCATAAGCTAGTAGAGCCATATCAAGGAATACTATATCATTGAATAGATAATAGAAACGGCTTCCAGCAACTTGTCCTGCTTTTATAGTATTGCCTAGCTGAAGAACATTTTCAAGCATGTCGGCGTGTCCAACAGGTTTCCAGTCTATTAGCTCATAATCTACTTTAAATCCATACTTTTCTGTTTGTTCCTTGAATGCTTCAAGATGTCCTTCCCAGACTTTGGGTTTTCCAAAGAACCTTATGGGGACATTATATGTATCGTCAGGGCCTATAGGCACGCTTTCATGAACAATATTGGGCAAGCTGTACAATGCCTTAAGTCTAGCTTCTTCAACCTCTTTTAATTCACGCTCCATTTCTTCCAGTTTTTGGAGAAGCTCTTTTGCTTCCCTGATTTTCTCTTGTTTTTCAGGACCACTAAGTTTGGGTATCATTTTACTGATCTCATTGTGTTTATGACGGAGCTTCTGTATTTCTGTTAGCATTTTTCTCCATTTAACATCAAGCTCGTAAGCTCTATCAACAATACTTGGGTCCATAAAGCGTTTCTTCACATATTCTTTAAGTTTATCCGGGTTATTTCTCAAGAGTTCTAGTATACTCCAGCTCAAAATAATTCACCTTGATCATGGACTGGATAGGGTAGTGGTTCTGTATACTATGGGAGAAACATTATCTCGTGTTTATAAATAGTTTTATCTCCTAACAAACATGTAATCGCCAATAACACTACATGGTTTTTCAGAGGTATTCATATAACTGAAAGTATGTCGCGAAGAGAATGAATTACTAGATCTGGTTTATATTTCCATGTTTTTACGTCACAACAGTCACGATTTATCAATATAAACGATATTCCTGCATTACGTGCTGTTATACAATCTATTTCGGCATCACCAATATAGACTGTACATTCCCGTTGTATACCAGTCTTTTCCATGGCATATATCAATACATCGGGGTGAGGTTTACCTCTAACACCCTTATGCACACCAGATAGTATTTTGAAGTATTTTATAATGCCGAAGTATTTTGTCATCTCAATAATTCTTTCAATAATACTAGATGATGCTATCCCAAGTACTACATCTTTACGTTTCGACAACGCTTCAAGAACAGGTATAACATCACTAAATAATTTTGCTTCTTTTCTCCAAAGCTGCTCCATAATGCTTTTTCGTAGTCTGACAAATCTGTCTATAGTTTCTTCATCATAGTTGTCTAGAAGAGAACCCTTTACAACATCCATTAGAGGATAGCCGATAAGTTCTCTAACTCTTTTTGGATCGATTTTTATGCCCATCTTTTGTGCGGCTAATACAAAACTTTTTA contains:
- a CDS encoding TldD/PmbA family protein, translated to MSSLISRELNIYDTAVVALRKAMQKGVDEAEVFIVKTKSINTDINNNRITGSYMVTETGVGIRVVVGKRIGFASTNKIDINSLEKTIEQAISIARASEPDEHWPGFPQPADYKIPEKIYNPELARVSEETIIEKTKLMLEKFLEDKRIVVVWGSLSVGVSTVAIANSNGVANVEHATTAVIGAGIVARTGSDVTPVVYDYNLSRVSLPPIEPLVEKLKDLAVNSLKPIKIEQKKMPVILYPIAVDELLSYTLAEAISGDNVVRGRSILAGKVGQQVFSEKLTIIDNGLLKHGWYTGIFDGEGVPMQETIVIEKGVVKNFLFDTYWAARYGGESTGNAGRQGYRSTPAITPTNLVIKPGDMSSHEIIAETKQGLLVYGLQGAHSSNPETGEFSAVATPAWYIENGVLKPVRGVMISGNIYECLKKLEYISKDYEQKGHWVAPYIRLEEVNVIPRC
- a CDS encoding glycosyltransferase, yielding MIDPGILSLIAVGIIAIPSMFILLLQGLFYICGKKCPKKSFNVTSEDILRDEHSNRPIVSIIIPVRKEPLEYIDDALNNLSEWSIRDKIEIIIVSDDTKDYALQIQNLVNKWRQKGLNIIFLWRSEPRGFRTGALNTGLWASIGETVYIMDVDSRINESFIIKGVKLIRTKAMAVVGRWSAKNKDTRLSEALAHTMDYIVDSIYRGRSCLKLPVFPVGTGTIYDADKLKKIYNGWDEERIQDDMELGARIMYRGDKIIYLDEEEVLVEVPRRFKSFRIQQERWAYGAMDVVISRFKHIIFSKQRFYARIEAFLFLLQYLPLLLALIGIPLAVFVSIAYKIDPFAYAWIINVLWSITAALYIKNYAESAAETGASFYKALVSLGRISAATIALTPAVSKGMILAILRKKYTYKRTPKGVHEHLLGTLRFPTELVLGIIFIITSFYLLYIGILLTGLWLLAYSLGYLYTFMRWPHDIIFK
- the serS gene encoding serine--tRNA ligase — encoded protein: MSWSILELLRNNPDKLKEYVKKRFMDPSIVDRAYELDVKWRKMLTEIQKLRHKHNEISKMIPKLSGPEKQEKIREAKELLQKLEEMERELKEVEEARLKALYSLPNIVHESVPIGPDDTYNVPIRFFGKPKVWEGHLEAFKEQTEKYGFKVDYELIDWKPVGHADMLENVLQLGNTIKAGQVAGSRFYYLFNDIVFLDMALLAYAIDYLTSKGYALVLPPYMLRYKYMMGVIDMDTFKDAIYKIEGEDLYLIATAEHPLAALHAEEEIPEEMLPLKYVGISPCFRKEAGAGSRDLKGIFRVHQFHKVEQFVYAKPEESWDIMEELISNAEELFKGLGLPYRVVNIASGDLGAPAAKKYDLETWMPAQGKYREMVSCSNCTDWQAYRLKIRLIRRKGMVKEYLHTLNSTAIASTRTITAILENFQEPDGTVVIPKVLRKYLEPFSKAPKDAIHPVKKEKQNT
- a CDS encoding MBL fold metallo-hydrolase: MVTIRWFGHACFAISTNGYTIVIDPHDGSSIGLPRPDIKADLVLVSHDHFDHNAVEVVSKETTRVLKMFYGEADFGNIKVKGIKTFHDKYNGRRRGENTIYIVNIGEYKIAHLGDLGHIPSEEVLNELKDIDVLMIPVGGVYTIDYQEAWSIVEKTLPKITVPMHYWVKGLILPLHPIDDFLALVKKIKVVRKDGNDFILEDELMETPKIIILKPPT
- a CDS encoding VTT domain-containing protein, translating into MISGEVLNELLQTYGLLGVFLVSLFGNMIPYSTIPYFFFIIIYASRVQDWVTQLLIAVLGGLGAAIGKLVVYYIGRTARVVMSPETRHNMELFTKIAGKGIFLAVFIFAALPLPDDVLYVPLGVSGYSVVKFFIALLLGKIIITGMAVYLGQAMKWLIEEPANLPWYISIPVMLVVTLLLTYIVMRIDWVKAAQITEKEGLIKASIFIIVEALKIIASIPKLVYEKFRDWVEKPNKEAQPVDPSS
- a CDS encoding HAD family hydrolase translates to METEERLSTMILCDNTKLLLFDLDGTLVDTKDVIVKSFVLAAQKMGIKIDPKRVRELIGYPLMDVVKGSLLDNYDEETIDRFVRLRKSIMEQLWRKEAKLFSDVIPVLEALSKRKDVVLGIASSSIIERIIEMTKYFGIIKYFKILSGVHKGVRGKPHPDVLIYAMEKTGIQRECTVYIGDAEIDCITARNAGISFILINRDCCDVKTWKYKPDLVIHSLRDILSVI
- a CDS encoding TldD/PmbA family protein, encoding MYMQDILNKIVSYIVDKGADFVDIRVEDYSVDSIDIKDGKVHKASTSLIKGASIRVLYKGALGFSAVSKIDYDSLRLAADSALRQARVLSEANVSTNFYRVSSRHDVVKEDIAVNPRDVDIGDKIRDLLELNKTITNLSNRIKAITIRYADIIGKTIYVSSEERYIEQEQCYTWLYLWVTGKEGDILAPVRHEIGTRKGYYLFKKYDMNELAKVTVDKMEKQFKAKTPKGGVYPAVLAPEIVGVFIHEAFGHLAEADLTMSGSVLKDKLGEKVASELVTIVDDPTIPDAFGTFKYDDEGIEATPVNIVVNGVLRQLMTDRRYAYYLNTKPTGNARAEDYNVPPLIRMRTTYIKPGDMTLEELFEGIKYGYYIVSFRGGQANLDGTFQVGVQEAYEIIDGEIGEPVRNMSISGNTLETLKHITGVGKDFEIGYGRCGKGQTVFVSDGGPHVRVEKILVGGSL